One genomic region from Rosa rugosa chromosome 1, drRosRugo1.1, whole genome shotgun sequence encodes:
- the LOC133741484 gene encoding uncharacterized protein LOC133741484: protein MSNMNKLDFVPLDYAGKRYLFWVTDVEIHLIARDLLHTIQELCPIETAPDPQTEKDNSKALAFMKRHMDSDLQFEFINEDSAIKLWHALRERYGNVRDSILPNTEAEWKNLRFSEFDTVMLFYSEALRIKVMMRLCGKMITEDQLIEKTLNTFPACAMRSSDLFRTHVNARRITSFQQLIEAMATTERHGNELVQRRFDRLQDSYQEHRPMARESRHRRHDPYDRNAQEGNRSRRQSHDRRRRDFEGNRVGNHGANVGHGHHFPTPPVQGTMHIAPMRLNQGRILFMVSISDMERLINGPEFAMHLRR from the coding sequence atgtcaaacatgaacaaactcgattttgttccattggattatgcaggcaaaaggtacttattttgggtcactgatgtcgagatccaccttattgcccgtgatttattgcatactatccaagagctttgtcctatagaaacagctccagaccctcaaactgagaaagataattccaaggcacttgccttcatgaaacgtcacatggatagtgacctacagtttgagttcataaatgaggatagcgccataaagctttggcatgcgcttcgcgaacgatatggcaatgttcgtgactccatacttccgaatacagaagcagaatggaaaaatcttcgcttctctgaatttgacacggtcatgctgttttattcggaagccctccgcatcaaagtaatgatgcgtctctgtggaaagatgatcacagaagaccagttgattgagaaaaccctcaataccttccccgcctgtgctatgaggtcctctgacttattccggactcatgtaaatgcaagacggatcacaagttttcaacagcttattgaagctatggccactactgaaagacatggcaatgaacttgtgcaaagaagatttgataggcttcaagatagctatcaagagcatcgtcctatggctagagaaagtcgccatcgacgtcatgatccatacgatcgaaatgctcaagaaggtaatcgctcaaggcgacaatcgcacgaccgtaggaggcgtgattttgagggaaatagggttggaaaccatggagccaacgttggccatgggcaccactttccaacgccaccagtccaagggactatgcatattgcgccaatgcgcctcaatcaagggagaatcctctttatggtgtctatttctgatatggaacgtctgatcaatggacctgaatttgcaatgcaCCTACGAAGGTAg